In Rhinoraja longicauda isolate Sanriku21f unplaced genomic scaffold, sRhiLon1.1 Scf001435, whole genome shotgun sequence, the genomic stretch GCCTCTTTTATGTTGAAATATTCTGTGAGCACCACTCTGCCTTTTGCTCTCCCTTATCTGCCTTCCTGTCAGTTTTTCCCTCCCTACCGTaccttccctctcctccacctctccctccctatccTTCACTCTCCCTCCCATCTTTCCCAATCTCTCTTGGGATAACTTCCTTAACttcttacaccccccccccccatttttccctcccctccttcccattcACTCCTCGCTTTTCCTAGCTCCTCCCCTCACCTTTCCCTTTCATTCCTGaaacctccccctttttcttccctcttccctctgttCAGCCATCGCCACACTGTGCTTGCTGCCACGTTTTCCTATCGCTGTTTATCTAAAATGTTCTTCAGAAAGTTGATTCCCTGTTTTGATTTGATCTTTGTGTCTTTCAGCCGATCAAAGGTGGACAACGGGACGTTTATGACAAGTTGCAGAGACGTTGACTGCAAAGACATTGAAAGAAATGGAGTCTCCCTTTCTCTGCTCATCCTGTTGTCCCAAACCCCTCTCCCTACCTTTGCAATCTCCCACTGCCTTCTTGCCCTCAGTCTCTCTATCCctttgcccctcatcctcctcagtGCCGTTGTACTCAGCCcacgctccctcccctccacctcccctcgggCCTCTCTCCAGCATTTCTTTCTGAACATCTGTTCGGTCTGATTACAGCATCAGGATCTTTTATTTCTTTTGTTCTTTGAAGAGAAATATGTACATGTAATCGTGTTGGAACTGCATTGTCCCAAAGTCAACTCCTTGCCatttgcctcccccccccctagtTTCCCGTGTTATGCGTGTAGATATTGATTCTGTCCTAATTTAAAGGAGTGAGTGCCGTGGAAGTGGACACAAACACCCGGCAACAGAATCACATCCAAGTCAAaaggtgctggaaaaactcagtcggccaggcagcatctgtggggagaaagctgggagagagaggcgagaggaaggaacgagagctggatagagctcttaaggatagcggagtcaggggggtatggggatgagcagcagagctgagtatatgggttgcgcccatgaaaaatttgccaaatcttctctgccaatgccaaacagcttattctgctgttgctattgactcttgttttgagcttctggtacccccaggtgctgacaagaatgggatgccatcccacaacagtgtgtgaccaggctggtgaccagcatgaggaggaggtgccaggctgtgtatggctgtgtatggttcttccacacgctactgtggctcctgtttattaaatgaataaattgttaaattgccaatatgtcttgtttcttcagacttcaatcatccaatccaccaaacaacaccgaacaagagtcaatggcagaataagctgtttggcattggcagagatttggcaaatttttcatgggcgcaacccatatactcagctctgctgctcatcccacagatgcatgttccttacaaatgtggcaccatttaaaagggaaataaacaggctttccaacggtataagatttattgccaagaagcattgttacaacaaagaaataatctaccaaaaacaaatttccttactttttgtgctatcgtTCCCTGTTCATTCTTGCAATAGTATAACAAGTGTAAACATTTATGACTTCCATTTCCTTAGGTTTCTTATCCTCACACAATAAAAATCATCAAACAGGTTTTTCCTGTTCAGTGCGTAAAGGCCAACTCTCTCCCTTTGTCCTGACGTAGAAACgagaaactgcaggcgctggtttacaaaaaaggacacaaagtgctggagttgctcaatgggtcaatcagcatctctggggaacatggagagaggagaacttcttcaaagttggcttcccaacacgaaacatcacctatccatattgtgCGGTCTGTTCTTTTGGGGGTGTGATCTGTTCAGAGGAAGCCCACCTGTGATTTCAAATGCCATTCAGTTGCGTCAATGAGGATACCAGTGAGTTTTACCAACACTGCCTGACATCAACCAGGGGTAAAACAGCGGAACAGTGAAGAGTGCACAGTGGTTTAGATTGAGTCCTCTACCTCTGGAAATACTGATGAGATATACAGGTAAAAGCAGTTTATTGTGTGTGGTCAAATACAAAGCAAAATAACGCTGATCCAAgatgtctgaaataaaaacttaaattgctggaaatattcatcagGAAAGGAAATTCTTTTATTAGCATTTTACATCCTCCCAGTCTTAAAATTTATCTCGATAATTTTAATTCTgctccctttttttaaaaaagtagctGCTATTAGCGAAGATTATGTTGTTGCCATCCACAAAGGACCTATCTTTTTCTTTTTGTATGTCCTATTTACCACCCCCCTTGCACCTTTCACCATTAATTAATCCTGCCTTAGAAACGATCGCAAATATTCTCTCCATTTCCCACTATCAATCTCTATCACTATCCCGCAATCTTCCCTGTTCCGTGGCAAAGGCACAATTCTTATCCTTGTTCTCTGATACAAACATCATGGCCACAAAAGcaatgtttctcttgagatcgcaCCTTCCCTGACCAataatggacctaccaggcaatGCCCTGCCTGAGATAATTTGTGGCTGGGCCTGATgaatcctggtcttttctcgcctccagctcttcaccgcacccatccccccaccctccacatccccccaccccctactttctttttttgttagagatacagcgcagaaacaggcccttcggtccaccgggtccatgccgcccagcgatccccgcacattaacactatcctacacccactagggacaatttttacatttgcccagccaattaacctacaaacctgtacatctttggagtgtgggaggaaaccgaagatctcggggagaaaacccatgcaggtcacggggagaacgtacaaactccgtacagtacagcacccgaggtcaggatcgaacctgagtctccggcgctgcattcgctgtaaggcagcaactctaccgctgcgccaccgtgccgccctagtctgaagatgggtcccaacccaaaaagccacccatcctttttctccggagatggttcctgacccattgagttacaccagcactttgtgtctatctttgaaatgcAAATCTGCCTGAAATGTGAACTCTGGTACTGTCCGAAATTGCAGCCACACCttttgagtacttccagcattttcccttttTATTAAATCTGCTAACATCTGCTCCTAAACACCATCTCGCCAGGAATCAGATACTAATTATTTAAAAACATGCTATTAAAAATTGAAATTGCAGTATGGAACAGATCGAAGAATAGTCTTTTTGATGAAACAGCAATGAACTTATTCCTTGCTCTTATACTTCAGTTTGTTGTATTCCTCTCTGTCGCCTTGTCTGATTCCCTGGAACCAAAAGAGATGCGGTTATTAGCAAATGCAATTCTGGAATCTGAGTCATATATCATCTTCCAATGCCTCCATTCTCTGAATTTCCATCTGcccattcaaaagcctcttaaatgtcaccactctatctgattccaccactacTCCTGGCAGGCCATGTtatacactcaccacccactgtgcgaaaaacatgccccgcacatctcctttaaactttccctccaaagacacacaggtatgcaggttaattggcttggtgtatgtgtaaaattgttcctagtgtgtgtagaatagtgttaatgagcggggatcgcaggtcagcatggactctgtgggtcgaagggcctgtttatgcgctgtatctctaaactaaactaaactaaactctgactttaaaagctactagaccaagtggacccgttgggcccaaacctgtcctgcattggtgcagcaccctctcctaccccacttcatcccctccccctccccacttccccctcaaccccccttatctaccctcctcccccctccttccctccccccccacctccctccctccctaggagatagattgaaactttaaaatgtgaataactttaaaaatataagaccggtTTCAATAAAatgacttgctttaccattaaagtgacaacagtgagtaaggtgggcctaaaattgtcaagctatcgtgtaccattttggctgtagttcgatcacaaataaacaaacaaacgagagttttagtatatagatgacctctagtctttgacaattccacccagCTTACTTCCTGGGCCATTCAAGAGTTGATTTGGATTGCCCTTCATGCTTATTCTCCTCATTGGCTTTATTGCTCACTGATTGCCAGCCTTGACATTAAGCGGCATCACAGGCATATATATGCGTGAGATATTTCACACCACGTCCATTACTTACTGAGTAAAGTGCATCATTCGGAATCAGTGCCTGTCGATCAACACCTGCACAGAAGGAGAGAAAACAGTCATGAACAAGAATAAAATGTCCTTCATTTCTACAACATAACTGTGACAATGCTTCAACTCCATTGATGTAACAGCAAAGAAGGCTCACCAATGCCCCAACCCCCTCAGGGGATGAAGGAAATTCAACATGTCTCTTACTAATTTCTATCGATGCATCATAGACAACATCCTATCGAGTTGCTGTTTGTGAGAGTATATATTCAGAGTCACTCACGTCTTTGTATATAAATTATTTATTAGCAAATCActagcagtacagatgctggctactgtCACCCCCAACTCCCACGATAGTCTGGTGACTAACCACGCCAGTACTAGGAcaacgcagtacaaaacccgatctggattatggaccggatgcGCAACAgttaaaccagacatggatctacagttGCATCACCATTTGTTTTGGCAGCAGCTCTGCTTAAgaccacagagagttgtggatgcagcccagtccatcaatcAAACCAGCCCCCCACCTGCCcccgccattgactccatctatatttcacTTACTACCTCCTTATTTCGCTCTTATCCCattgagcagaagatacaaaggtttgaaagcacataccaccaaatCTTACAACCTACGTCATTGTGGCCATTACACTTTTATAAAAACATATATTCACTTTCTCTGTAACACTAGGGCAccatattttgcactctggttATTTCTCTCTTTGCACGACCCTTGGTACTTGTGTACGGCTTGATCTTACTCATGCGTGGAATGTTTTTACTAAAGATTGTACAAATAAAGTTTTTCATTCGatgtaaaaaaaatcaatatcaatACCTTTGCAGTAATATTACCATGGAGTCCCATTCCTGTCTTTAGACATTATATCTGCACCCAGCATCTCACCAGCAATAGCAACCACAATGTAGAATAACATTTACTTGAGGTTGTTAATCTCCTTGGTCAAACAATGAACGTCAGAGTTTCAAGGTGCAGCGGCTTCTTATCACCATTTAATTAAGAGTTACTGTGTCAAACAGCCAGACAAAAAACTGGCCTGTCCTACCTCGATGAATCCTGTCTTTGCGTGGGGTGGAAACACAATAAACGGCCACACCGATGAGAAATGTGGCGAGCAGATCTCCAATCACAAGCCCCGCCATGGTCCCTGAATCAACTTCCACACAATTCCGACAAGCTGAAAAAAAGGAGTGAACAGAGTAGATGAAAGACTAAACAGAAGTCTAAATCTAAGGGTGGAATGGTggagcagccgtagagttgctgctttacagtcagtgttgcagtgctaattgtttaggtgccggagctgtcactgttgccggagcggccgctgttaaattacgcactagttaaaattccccgctgtttatttaggcttttatttacagaggtgccggagcggcgctccggtgatctccggcagcactgcacccctgtttacagtgccagagaaccaggttcgatcctctccacgggtgctgtctgtatggactttgtaagttctccccatgaccgcgtgggttttctccgggtgctccggtttcttcccacactctaaagacgtacaggtttgtaggttaattggtttcagcaaaattgtaaattgtccctagtgcgtaggatagtgctagtgtacggggatcgctggtcggcgtggactcaatgggctgaagggcctgtttccgcgctatatctccaaactcaacTATCTTTACTCTTCAAAACATATGTTAAACCAGTGAAAATAAATGGATGCCACAACAAGCTGAAGGCAAATCACTATATGTTCTCTCTTTGTCCCCCAGAGGTACGGAATCTCACCAAGGCTCCCAGAACATGTTGAAAACAATTGGTAAAAAGAGGACCCTTAATGGCATTGATGAAATTCAAGTCCAGAGCTTTCAGAAAGTAGGAACATGAGTAGGTAGAGTGTTAAAGAACATGTATGTTATGCTTGCCTCTATTAGTCAGTGCATTGAgtctaagagtcaggaagtcatgttgcagcttcagataactttggttaggccgcatttggagcattatgtgcaATTCTAGTcgcaccattacaggaaggatgtgggggattTGGAGACGATGCAAAGAGGTTCgccgaatgctgtctggattagagggtattagctacagtgtaaggagaggttagacaaacttgcaTTGTCTTTTCTGGAGCTTTggcagctgaggggagacctgatggaagtttgtaaaaagtatgagaggcattgatagggtagacaggagGGTTCTTTTTTCCCAGCGAAGAAATGTTAAATACTAgagagctttaaggtcagaggggtaaagtttaaaggagatgtgcagacaagtttttttacacagagagcgataggtacctggaacacactgccagggtggtAGTGGAAATAGATATGaaagtggcattaaagaggctttaaTCTGGGcagatggaaatgcagggaatgatggAATATGAAGCATGTGCagacagaagggattagtttaacgtggcatcatgttgggcacagacggtgcgggccgaagggcctgttcctgtgctgtactgttccatgttctatgttcttcatTCGAGGTTGCTGACCCTCACTGAGGTTAATCCTTGGCTGACTCTGTGGCACTGAGGTGCCGTGTAACTCACTGTTATATGCCACCTCGCTGTTACCCAGGTTGAGCTCGGCTAATTCAACACATTGGAACGTGGCACCGGACAAAAACTGGAACATTTATCATGAGTTTCATTTGTCAATACCCAAGGGGAAAAGAAGAAGTGGTgattttatctgaagaagggtctcgatccgaaatgtcacccattccttctctccagagatgctgccagtcccgttgggttactccagctttttgtgtctatcttcggtttaaaccagcatctgcagttccttcgtacgcaAACAAGCCTTTTAGTGTCAGTACGACTAATAGCAGTTTTATTGCTTGTGCAGTCTGCCTCAAACAAAGTGTTTGACAACAGGGAGTGGGACTGATTAGATCATTTTTCCACAGACCCAACACAATCCTGAGGGGTCAACTGGTCCACTCCATTGAAAGGCATTCATAACATTTGTTGGTTAACTGGTTCAACAATCATTGGCTGTCCTTAATGGCATTGAATCCAGCATCTTGTTGAATTAGAGGTCAGTTAGAAGCCTAACGCACAGCTGTGGTCTGGAGTGTATTGTGAGAACAGTGAGTTTTCTTATCTTCCAGAaagttcctgacccgaaatgtcacttatccatgtccttcagagatgctccgtgacccactgagttactccagcactttggttttattttgtaaaccagcatcctgtgACTGTTTCATTTATACCCTTCTGTTTCTGAAGGGTATAGATGAACTAGGTGGGTTTTTATAACATTCCAGCGGCTGCAAGCTCATCGCTTTAAATAGCATTTGTTTTCTTAATCCatagtttttaattttagaatTTTGTATATTATATTATGTATATTATAAATTATTCTCATAAGTTACTCTCATGTAAATTCCTGTACTCCTGTGGTTTGATAGTCTAGGCTCCTATGTTACCAGTCAGGTAGCATGACCACCATGTGGCCGACACTGTAGAAAGGCAGAAGGgatcggcacagtggtgcagtggaagaggtgctgccttacagcgccagagacctgggtttgaatctgactacgggggccgtctgtaaggagtttgtacagtctccctgtgaccgtgtgggttttctccgggtgctccggtttcctcccacactccaaagacgtgcaggtttgcaggttaattggcttctgtaaattgtccctggtgtgtcggttagaactagtgtacagggtgattgttggatgggttgaaaggcctgtttccacgatgtatctctaaactaaactaaacgaaataaagAGACTTTTTAACTTGTAACTTACCTTTGATGAAGACGAAGGTCTTATCTGTGGAACCAGTGCAGCCGTATGTCGCTGTGTCTGCATCAGTGACTTTCTGTATCATTAGTAAGGAGGAGGACAGTTCCCTGAGGCCTCCGCTGTAATCGGACGTGATTGTTACATTCGCATTGCTACTGCACTGGAGTTGGAGTGTTGATCCACTGGGTATGATCCCTAAGAAAGGACAGAATGAGTTGCATTTCTACAGCACCTTTCATCACCTCATCGAGCCTCAAAACGCAGCACACTGCCAATGTGGTCACTGTCTTAATGTAGGAAACATGGTGACTAACATGGCAACAATTATTTCTCTGGGCTCCGGTTTTTCATTCCTTTTCCACAACTAATCAACCTCCTCTGCcaacctcctccctcctcacccaccccacacagGACCCAGCCTGAGACTGATCATCAAATCGGCAAGTGAAAGAGCAAGGGTCTCTCGTGGCACAATAGGTGGTCTGAAACGCAAGGCCATGAGATGCAATCAATGTGTCCTTGTGCTTCAAGCCAGTAAGAAATTCAAGAGATTTGTATCCGAAGTAAAGGAAGAGGAGTTGAACAACTCCTTGCTTCATGAGCTCTCGCCATCCATGCTCCATAGGAAGGGGAGCTGAACAACTCCTTGCTTCATGAGCTCCAGCCATCCATGCTCCATCCATCATAGTGGTTGGAACCCTGCTAATGGAATAGGCTTTTGAACCCACCAATGCCACTGATTCATAGTCCACAGCTACAGTCAGTCCAATACATCTTCCCTTAATCTGTACAAATAACGTTGGATCATGAAGCATTTGTGGAAATATCCAACCACATTTGTACACTAATCCCCAATCACATTTCCATTTGGGTATCTGTACCTCCATGCCAAAGGACATTATTGATGCCCGTCCAGTGGTCCACTGGTCTTGTTGGGTGGCAATCAGAGCTACACATCTAATGCTTGTGAAAAGGATTCATTCCTTTTTGAGCTTTACCACTCAAACTCTGATCAGTGGTAAATAATCTATACTCTGCCATGTAATTATGAAAACATTGTctgctccctcttgaaagcaggtTTGGCTCGAATAGCATCTCCTCAAAATTTAAGTCGCTCTTGATGACAGTGAAAATATCACTTACTTATGTTTGCCTCGCTGATCCCTGAAAATAACAGAAATAGAAAATGAGTCACGGGTAAGGTGTGACACACAATTCACAACCTTGAGTGAATAGCATATACTTTGCACTATCTCCATGAGAACATTGTGACCATCTTTCAAATCAATGTTTTAGCTGGGTAGGGATGCCACATGTTCCACCCCTTAAGGTTTTATACCAATTGGTGAAGAAAGTATTCAATTGACACCCATATTTCCATCTCCCGTGCCATTTCCTCCCCCACGACATCCCACTCCCTACTCAACTTTTCTTTGGCAcaactgctgaaaatctgcacaTTTTATTTCACTATTTGAGAACGGCAGGGGAGAAAATCCAAGCAATTGCGTACCTATTTACACAAATTAATTGATGAGAAATTACTGGAGCCTTTGATAAAGGAGTGAGACACTGAAGTGTGGGAATGGACCAGCATGGATATCTGCTCTGTTAGAGGACATTGACTAAACATTTTGCAGAGGTAACTGGACTGGTGGTCAGGTAATGCCAACGCATGTGGTTTATGTACACTTCTAGAAGTCTTTTGATAAGAGATTGTGAGCCAAAATTTAAACGAATGGAATTGAAGACAATTTATTGAGCGGGCTAAGCAGTAATGAGAGATCAAATGGGCAGGATTTGACTGGGTTAGAACGTCATCAATTTATGGACTGTTTATGAACTATTAACAATCTATTGCAGGATAGAAATACAATTGTATAAACAAAGTGGCATTTAAAGCAGTGAAGAAAGAACTAACGTGATTATGAAAAGCAATTACTAATCTTAAACGGTTGCATGAATTACTTGCAAATGAATTTCAAACGGCAAATAAATGATAGTTTTTGTTGTATAGAATTGCCATTTTTCTAAATGGTGAGGTCCAAAAACGGTCAGGTCCAAATAGATTATAAAGACTGGTGTAGGATAgtacaaaaaataacaaaatagtGTAATGAGATATTGGTCCAAATATTGGGGGAACTGTAACATGGGGGAATTTAGACTCCACTGTGCAAATGTCCAGTTAGCTTATACTCAGTGTACTATCTTCATTCCTGGATAATACACCATGGTGAACAGATATCGCCGTTCAATAGACCAGTACGTAGATTACCAGAACAATATCGAGTCTAACGGTTAACTTGCTAGAATGGAAGACAGATTTTCCTGGAATTCAGAAAGTGTATAAATGACTATCGGTGCTGGTTAGACATTAATATTAAACTAAGATTAATTTAATTGTAGCATTTAAAATCAAGGGCTGAGGAAAAGAGAGGCATATGGAATTGCACCATGTTCCTGTTATACCTTAATGAAAGGGGcaacaggcttggatagagtggatgtggagaggatgtttccactagtgggagagtctaggactagaggtcacagcctcaggattaaaggaccttcctttaggaaggagatgcgaaggaatttctttggttcgagggtggtgaatctgtggaattctttgccacagaaggctgtggaggccaagtcaatggatatttttaagtcagagatagatagattcttgatttgtacgtgtgtcaggggttatggggagaaggcaggagaattggtttaggagggagagatagatcagccatgattgaatggtggagtagacttgatggaccgtatgacctaattctgcacctattacttatgaccttttgatccAGGAGCTAGATGGTCTTCTACTCGGAAATCCTTAACTTCTTAAGTGTTTGGGACAATACGATGGTGACTGTGAAGCAATGGTGCAGCGTATCTGACATCTAGTTTAGTTACCTTACATGTACTGTGTGAATATAACGAACATTTCACTGTCATGATCGTTTGATGATTAGATCATATTTCAGTTGTAACACCAAACAAAATACAAGGTTGCTCTTTGAAATTTCTGTACAGTACGGGAGTATTGAATATCATTTAGCTGCCTATTTGTGACTTTTACACCATAATGTTAACATAACATCCCGTAAAGTTATGGGAGCACAGAATGAATTATGTGAAGATCATGCAGAGCAGCTGAGCAGCACAATCAAAGTGGTTAAAAGAGAAAGGCAAACCAGCAACCAAGGTAGAAGGGATAATGTTCTTCGGCACCGTTCATTCAAGATGTGTAATACCATCAGTGAGGGACATCAGAAGAGAGTCTGTGCTTCAATGCATGAAATATTCAGCACAGCAAAATCATTAAAGAATATTTAAAGGTGACGAAACAACTTCAAATGTCAAAATAAGCTCACTTCAGAAAGATTGAACCATCGCTTTTCATTGAAAGTTGGCATGTAAGCAATAGATTAACCCTTTCTCTCCGGGATGCCCGGCTGGTAACGAGCTGGGTTTATCTGAAGGCGGGTGAAAGGACCTCGCTTGGTGGCCGCGTTGGAAGACGAAGGTGGAGATTAGAGGCTGATACGTGAGCGCTAACTGACTTTATCAACCAATCAGCCATGAGCTGTTCTTATCAGTGGTTTGTTTCTCtgataaatatatttaaaagcaGCAAGTCACACCCTCCTTCGCGAAAAGAAGTGAATGAGTTCAAGTCTACATTTCGAATAAATAAATTGTCAATATAATGAAAAGTTAGATGCTAATGAAAGATTTATAATCCAGTTCTGTCATGACCGCTGGAGGTCCCAGAGTCAATGAAATACAAAGCAAATATATAGACATGATGTGAGAAAAGCAGCAGCCAATCTCTGTACAACAAAGTCCCAAGAACATTCGTGCGACAATGACGAGggatttttttggaacacaatgcTCGTTGAGGAATAATTATTGTCAAGAAAGTGGGGGAGAATTTCCAACTCTTTCTTTAAATAAGGTGATGGAATCATTTAATCTTTTGAACTAAAAGTGTCAAGAGTGTCTAATTGTATAATGTACCGacgacggaacaatgaaattcttacctgcaacagtataataggcctgtaaacacaatacatacAGATGGTATATAATGAACAAAAATTCAATAGCTCAATAACCACAATGCTGGTGTCATCCTATGagggttaattgtctgggtaaatgtaaatgtaaaaattgtccctagtgggtgtaggatagtgttaatgtacggggatcgctgggcggcacggacttggagggccgaaaaggcctgtttccggctgtatatatatgatatgatgatatgataaagaaagcccaaagacattagtgcaaccaaagacagttcatAAAAGTTCATAGTTGGGGTTAGTGTGCGGACTGCAATGTAGTGAAGTCAGATTACTGGTACAGCAAAGAGCGAGTGCCTCCAAAAGGAgatgacacggtggcacagtggtgcagcaggtagagctgctgccgcacagcgccagagacctgggtccaatcctgccctcgggtgctgtctgtgcagagtttgcatgttctccctgtgaccacataggtttccaaccacatcgcaaagatgtgcGGGTGTGCGGGTCTGCATGTTAATTTGCTGGTataaaatcgtccctggtgtgtagggagtcgaTGGTAAAGTGGGATGGGTGCAAATGGGTGCCTGGCATGCTTGCCTTGattagtcagagcattgagtataagagtcaggaagttatgttgcagctttagaTAACTGGttcagccacatttggagcattatgtgcagttctggttgcctctcTGGGGGGATGAATGGGCGATCagttgtcagtgtggactcggtgggctgatgggcctgcttccatgctgcctcTCTAAGCTAAGAAACTAAAGGACAACCTTAGAACCACACTGGACTGTCAGCCTGGAATCAGGACTCAGGTATCTGTCATGGGGAAACTTCTGACACTACGTTCAGTACAAAGCAAGTCCCTTCTTTTACTCTCGGCATTTAACTTTTACTCTCGGCATTTAACATGCCTGAACGCGGTTATCCGCTGATTGCATTTAAATTT encodes the following:
- the LOC144591679 gene encoding T-cell surface glycoprotein CD3 delta chain-like, which codes for MLARGNKDANESIQQEEEGGIIPSGSTLQLQCSSNANVTITSDYSGGLRELSSSLLMIQKVTDADTATYGCTGSTDKTFVFIKACRNCVEVDSGTMAGLVIGDLLATFLIGVAVYCVSTPRKDRIHRGVDRQALIPNDALYSGIRQGDREEYNKLKYKSKE